The sequence GACACGGTGCCAGAGGTGTCAGCTGCAGCGAGCAGAGAACACAAGGAAAGGTTGCAGTGCACCAGGGGACCATGGGCAAGTATAAACTAAATTATTTTCcatgtaaaaagcaagggctgcacagacatcattaatgATTTCTGTGCAGCCCTCATGCACAATCATTGAGGCTCGGTAGCTGCTCTAGTAGATCTGTGCTTGCTTACAGTGTAacgtcaggccatgtaatacatcCCTTAGAAATGTAACAAAGCAGTGTTTGtcaatgggtgttgtgctccatGTTGTGCTGTGTTGTGCACATGATGATAACTTATCTGTGGTGTCACATAGGCCTGTAGGTAAGCCTTCTAAGCTTTGCAGAAGTATTCACTCCCTTGTTTCATTGTATTATAATCTGGAAATAAAATGGACTTTTGGATTTTGTACCATTTGATCTCCACAACATGGCAAACACTATGCAACATAAAACACCAGGACTTCAAATCATAACAGGGGTTGCTGTCCTGCCGGAAGGTGAATTTCACCCCAATCTTAAATTTCTGAAACAGTACAGTATGTTTGTGCTAGCTCAGGCCcgccagctgtcgcaaaactacaattcccattatggctGGACAGCCAgagatttagctttggctgtccaggcatgatgggaattgtagctttgtaacagctggagagcctgagtttgacacctgtggtctagaacTAGATGATTGTCCCTGTAATACGCTGATATAAGCCCTGGATTTGTCATCATACTGACTTACTGTGTATTGTGCATTAACCTATACTTGAGTTTACCTGTAGTTTTATACTCTTGTAGATCCATCCGCTGGTTTCTGCACCCCAAATGCTGTAATAAACACGTTGACCACAACGATGATGAACACGAGACCAGTGGCAGCGTTCTCTAGGTTGTCCAGTTTGGTGTGCTTGGCCGGATTATTGAGGTCATATTTTACTGGAAGAGAGACCACATTGTTAGCGCCTAGAAGGATCAGCAGTCATAAACTAGCGACTACTCCTCTTACACCGTAACAAACACTGACAGATTATACACATCTGCAGCCTAATAGGAAACAAAACCAAATGGCTACATAACAAAGGAGCATGCATGAAAGAATGTCTGCCACTAAACCCAGACATGATTCGGCGGGAGCTGTAAATCCATGGTTAATACTGACATCACATGATGAGGTCTAATCTAGTCCCTGGCTCTAAATAAATGGCTCATCTAGTCATAGTAGAAATGTGTGAAGCCAGGCctaaaaggggttacccagggttaaaaaaaaaaaaaaaagaagatcgtcaccccaggttgtgtgtggtattacagttcacttccattcacttcaatggaatggagctgCAGAACCCACACCCAAAaagtggaagaaagtggacatgtttttctaagcctggataatccctttaaacttaAAGTTAATATAACTTGTGTATTCTTTAGGTTGCATGTTCTGCATTGGAGGTCTATACTATGCATCTGCATGGACAGAACTATTAGCTACCATACAAGTATACAGCTTTCTATTGACTGACCAATATCAAAACCTGAAGGAATCCAAGGGTAAGCCATGAAAGAATGTGAAACATAAAAATGCCATAAATCATAAGATTATACAAACCAATGAAGATGAGGAGCACCCCGACCACAACCTGGAAGATGAGGGATATTGTGATCAGAGTGATGAGTGGGACATAGAATGAGAAGCTGGGTCCTTGCTCAATGACGGCTTTCAGCTGGGAAGCATTGGCCATCAGCAGGGCGATATCCAGCATGCTCTCTGCTGCGCTCTTCTTATTAGCATAATGATTCATATTCAGGTTCCTCCTGGTTGGTCTAGCAACAATCTGTAATAAGAGAGCGATTCTGCATAAGGATGGTTGAAATGTATATCATAATCCAATGGTTTTGCATTGCCTTGAAGGCGTACAATTATTTGCTTATATAACTTCTGCTCCATGTTTTCAGAATGTAACAGCATTGTGTGGCttacttagtgtcactgtcgtgtgttgttttttctttgcagaaatcaatagtacaggcgattttaagaaactttgccattatctgcattcaaaaagactttccccaggtcccccctccctcctctctctcattcactgctcattatcaggaaatctcgactcttttacatcagtcgagccctgtgtaacctatggagggggaggagggagattagccgcccttatttagaggtcagagaggtcagtgctgacttcagaggagatagcccggtgatgtagctgtaaattaactctttgttgtcctgtttgggtccctcatctccctccactcctcccctctccatagaaaaccatagaagacaggggggagagcttcaaactgctttttcatgataaaaatgcatttttcggctaataaacccaattacaatttttttttttaaatcgcctgtctgcaaaaaaaatgtaaacaacagtgacactttaatgaaatTTAGGCCATGAATAGAGTATTTAttggagagagacatacacagTGATAAATATTCACAGTATCTTTGTATCATGCTAATGTAACTTCATGGTATACCAACCAATCGCAGGAAAGACAATGTCGCCTGCCTAAATATCAAGTAACATATTAGATTCCCTTTGTTTATTCCTTATGACTTTTTAGTTTATTTGTAAACATTCCACTCCTTTGCAACTTGAAATCCAATAGTCATGTGACCTGACAACGTCGACAGGTGTAACTGTAACCTGATCTCCCACAATGCTCTATGCTCATCTGAAATAGGAAATAAATAAACCTTTTGAGCCTAGATTTGATGGTGAGTAGAAAAACATATTTACAATTACATTTAGATACAATTGCTTTAGATACTCTGAACTGATGTAAACTGTAGCGTCAAGTGTGAAGTTTACCCTTCACAAAGAGAAAAGCACAATGTCACGTCTGGCTGGCCCTGAGAAGAGAGGCTGGAAAGCAGAAACCGGACCAATTGTAGTTGTTCAGTAAAGCTTGAAATAGATGAGGTCAGTCCACACCACAGACTACACACAGAAACTTCACTATGTAATAGAAGTATCTATACCAGACCTAAGACATCACCTTTTTGAATGTACATTTtacatatatgtgaaatgtatacCTAAAAAGTGTCAAACACCTGCACGTTATGCACTTGTTTCTATAGAGGTTAAACATTAAGGTATATGTTTCTATAGGTGCTTCTCCCAAGAAGAGTCTATAGGTATGTTGAACAACATGTTTCAGATTTCCTGAAATGCATACGCCTATAAGAACAAAGATGAGGCCTAAAGATTAGTATTAATGTATCCACAATGTATACATATAATGGCTAATAAATAATTAGCCATATATGCTGATCACTGtaccaaaccttttttttttttttttatgaatataaAATAATTGACTGGGCGGTATTTTTCAGGTTTGGACTGGTTCCCTTTTCTCTGGAAGACGCCTTTCAGTTCTTCTCTCCTTCACAGTTAATTCCTAATTGTGCAAATGCCTCTGTTATTACGTAACAGCCTGGGGAACACAGAACGACATTGAAACTGCCCATTTATTAACCAAAGTTCAAGGGGCCATATTGCATGAACATTCACAGCTAATACTAAGGCAGGGTTAGCAGCTGGAATTCTGGTAATACAGTGCATTGTCAACATatgctcctgtttttttttttgcattgcaaCACATTCAACTCATAGAACGAATGTAGTGCAGTCTAGTTGTGTATAATGAAGTGTCACATGATGGCAGTAAAATATACCTGTTCCGAAAAGGCCTTGGAGTCTGTAACACCACTAGGCAAATAACATgaaggctagagatgagcaaacaacgagcatgctcgagtccatccgtacccgaactttcggcatttgattagcggttgctgctgaagttggataaagccctaaggctatgtggaaaacatggatatagtcactggctgtatccatgttttccagacaaccttagagctttatccaagttcagcagcccccgctaatcaaatgccgaatgttcgggttccgatggactcgaacccgaacccggttcactcatctctaatgaagaccAAAGAGCTCTGTAGAAAGGTCAACACTATAAAGATGAAAAAAGTCCAAGCTATGACTATTCCATGAAGCACCCATTAAATCTAATATATAATGGGGGGGCTTGTGCAAAAAACGCACTGAAGGACGAAAGAAGAAATGGTGCACCAGTCTTTGAAtggtttaataaaaaatgttctttttggTTCTAGTGGCTGAAGACAGTATGTCAGATGACCCACGAGCATGGAATTCAAGTGACCGTACAATGTAAGGACATTAAAGCACAGTGGGACAAAGATCCCAATATGAGGGGGTTTCCCATACCATGGTGACTGGCCTACTTACTGTATATGAGGTTCATCATTTGAGGATATCATGTTATCATGGTGCCCTGTGCGGGAGAAGACGTGCCCTCAAAATGGATGTTTCAACACAAGAATGAGCAAACACACATCTATAAACACATACGGATGGGTGTACAAATTTGTCAGCATTGTCAGTATTTGTCAGCATTTTTAGCGGATGTGCAAAAGTTAGTTCAGTAATTCAAAGTAAAGGGAAACctgaagcatttttttttcagattatatatattttttaataactttAAAGGAAAAAATGCTGGCATTGCTCTTTTTTCAACAGCCGTATGTTCCTTCCGTTTACTTTCTGTAAAGGATTATCACAGACTGAGTGTTCCAGTTTTGATTTTGTGCTTTATTTGCTATTTCACACTCCCTGCTATACAGGAATGCAGAGTGGCTCTCAGCATCGTGGAGGGTTATAACGAACGTCTAGATGATTCTACTTCTATATATTCTCTGCAATATTTTGCAGAATAATTTATCTAAGATTATAATAAAAGGTTATTAACAACTTCATGTCAATCTACAAGTCCAAACACAAAAACGTGTAAAACTAACTTAACACTACTGTATATGTAAAATAGTTGGCTAGGTAATGAATCGGAGGTACATGTACCACAAGCAGCCAAGACTAAATTTTATTGTTAGCAGCCATTTAGGCGGCAACGTGGATGATCACAGCCTTGGACATTCTCTGATGTAATGTGTTTGAGCAGGGAGCACTTAGGAACATTGGGAAACAATGGCAAAGATGCCGTCCCTGGAAAGGGAAATTCCTTACAGAAGTGAAAGTCCTGTTTTGTGGGGAATTTTCATCTTTAAGTAATGGGATCCTCATGGTGTTGCAAACAATGGAAATTTTCCGATCAGCTTGTCTATGCTGACCACAGGTCCTGTAAACCACCCCACATCCCCTTATCACATGCCCTCGGTCTTTGCGTCACTCCTGTCTATTTTTGCATCTCTGTATTCCCTGTCTCACACACTTTTCAATAAGTATTCTCTAATTTCATTGTTAGGCAGCTGTTTTccctcctctcctgctcttctcC is a genomic window of Dendropsophus ebraccatus isolate aDenEbr1 chromosome 4, aDenEbr1.pat, whole genome shotgun sequence containing:
- the NINJ1 gene encoding ninjurin-1 yields the protein MGTRSEAIELNGRLREEGEQEDEIVARPTRRNLNMNHYANKKSAAESMLDIALLMANASQLKAVIEQGPSFSFYVPLITLITISLIFQVVVGVLLIFIVKYDLNNPAKHTKLDNLENAATGLVFIIVVVNVFITAFGVQKPADGSTRV